In one Alnus glutinosa chromosome 14, dhAlnGlut1.1, whole genome shotgun sequence genomic region, the following are encoded:
- the LOC133856918 gene encoding uncharacterized protein LOC133856918 isoform X8: MEGSTVTSSLGFSHEVSVSVEEITSKGCLVSSPVIFCKSEKSGTESIKGIHPDQKQLTSNDADQYEEVSSAIPVPQGVDVHLTEESQGELFEKNESKSLPAEFPIRSNESSLLLGGSGLDRAATSDSIPHNLEEDRAHNPQKQSQLGKTPSKVRKMISAFESGLAQDMRPSIKPPPTQSQSKELQHGPTFIRKRGEKINSLGALDGSKSSRDTGKLEESNTKKFQIKGTNSNLRDEFNVVNKEVDREEEKSHQDLMRLPTFETPTVSGRMLDEHSGRQPPCNLFPDKQDSCGNTVTVESRRGIQFKNLQEINVGGASCHKFESLECCEAKHSSFESSDAWIFPDEARRFCVTTGGKKVMILMGGSSIKPKLQEGKLNLSMQENMEEHTVDAGNVIKVDKDEKNCHKIRKLKPESSEDMDTSGGPLGQAIKVAIMVGFGILVLLTRQRNNR; the protein is encoded by the exons ATGGAAGGTAGTACTGTTACATCATCTTTGGGCTTCAGCCATGAGGTCTCAG TAAGTGTTGAAGAGATAACCTCCAAAGGTTGTCTGGTATCAAGTCCTGTTATTTTCTGCAAGAGTGAAAAATCTGGTACCGAGAGCATTAAAGGAATTCATCCTGATCAGAAGCAATTGACTTCA AATGATGCAGATCAATATGAAGAGGTTTCATCAGCAATTCCTGTGCCACAAGGAGTTGATGTCCATCTAACTGAAGAAAGTCAAGGGGAACTATTTGAGAAGAATGAGAGCAAGTCACTCCCTGCTGAATTTCCTATAAGATCCAATGAAAGTTCATTACTTTTGGGAGGTTCGGGATTAGACCGTGCTGCCACGAGTGATTCAATACCTCACAATCTGGAGGAAGATAGGGCTCACAACCCTCAGAAGCAGAGTCAGCTAGGGAAAACTCCTAGCAAAGTAAGGAAAATGATAAGTGCCTTTGAAAGTGGTCTAGCTCAG GATATGAGGCCTtccatcaaaccaccaccaaCACAATCTCAGTCAA AGGAGTTGCAGCATGGCCCAACATTTATCAgaaaaagaggagagaaaatTAATTCACTTGGAGCTTTAGATGGGAGTAAATCATCTCGGGACACTGGGAAGCTGGAGGAGTCTAACACAAAGAAATTTCAGATTAAAGGAACAAATTCAAATCTTAGGGATGAATTCAATGTAGTGAATAAAGAAgtagatagagaggaagagaaatcTCATCAAGATTTGATGAGATTACCCACATTTGAAACACCTACAGTATCAGGAAGGATGCTTGATGAGCATTCAGGTAGGCAGCCTCCTTGTAATTTGTTTCCTGATAAGCAAGATTCTTGTGGCAATACAGTTACAGTGGAAAGTAGAAGGggaattcaatttaaaaatttacaagaaATCAATGTTGGAGGAGCCTCATGCCATAAATTCGAATCATTAGAGTGTTGTGAAGCTAAGCATTCCTCATTTGAAAGCTCTGATGCCTGGATATTTCCAGATGAAGCAAGACGCTTTTGTGTAACAACTGGTGGTAAGAAAGTCATGATTCTGATGGGAGGTAGCAGTATTAAGCCAAAGCTCCAGGAAGGAAAGCTGAATCTCTCTATGCAAGAAAATATGGAAGAG CATACTGTGGATGCTGGAAATGTTATCAAGGTGGATAAAGATGAGAAGAATTGccacaaaataagaaaattaaaacctGAGAGTTCGGAGGATATGGACACTTCTGGAGGACCCTTGGGACAg GCAATAAAAGTTGCAATCATGGTCGGATTTGGAATACTTGTTCTCCTTACTAGACAAAGAAATAACAG ATAG
- the LOC133856918 gene encoding uncharacterized protein LOC133856918 isoform X7 — MEGSTVTSSLGFSHEVSAVSVEEITSKGCLVSSPVIFCKSEKSGTESIKGIHPDQKQLTSNDADQYEEVSSAIPVPQGVDVHLTEESQGELFEKNESKSLPAEFPIRSNESSLLLGGSGLDRAATSDSIPHNLEEDRAHNPQKQSQLGKTPSKVRKMISAFESGLAQDMRPSIKPPPTQSQSKELQHGPTFIRKRGEKINSLGALDGSKSSRDTGKLEESNTKKFQIKGTNSNLRDEFNVVNKEVDREEEKSHQDLMRLPTFETPTVSGRMLDEHSGRQPPCNLFPDKQDSCGNTVTVESRRGIQFKNLQEINVGGASCHKFESLECCEAKHSSFESSDAWIFPDEARRFCVTTGGKKVMILMGGSSIKPKLQEGKLNLSMQENMEEHTVDAGNVIKVDKDEKNCHKIRKLKPESSEDMDTSGGPLGQAIKVAIMVGFGILVLLTRQRNNR, encoded by the exons ATGGAAGGTAGTACTGTTACATCATCTTTGGGCTTCAGCCATGAGGTCTCAG CAGTAAGTGTTGAAGAGATAACCTCCAAAGGTTGTCTGGTATCAAGTCCTGTTATTTTCTGCAAGAGTGAAAAATCTGGTACCGAGAGCATTAAAGGAATTCATCCTGATCAGAAGCAATTGACTTCA AATGATGCAGATCAATATGAAGAGGTTTCATCAGCAATTCCTGTGCCACAAGGAGTTGATGTCCATCTAACTGAAGAAAGTCAAGGGGAACTATTTGAGAAGAATGAGAGCAAGTCACTCCCTGCTGAATTTCCTATAAGATCCAATGAAAGTTCATTACTTTTGGGAGGTTCGGGATTAGACCGTGCTGCCACGAGTGATTCAATACCTCACAATCTGGAGGAAGATAGGGCTCACAACCCTCAGAAGCAGAGTCAGCTAGGGAAAACTCCTAGCAAAGTAAGGAAAATGATAAGTGCCTTTGAAAGTGGTCTAGCTCAG GATATGAGGCCTtccatcaaaccaccaccaaCACAATCTCAGTCAA AGGAGTTGCAGCATGGCCCAACATTTATCAgaaaaagaggagagaaaatTAATTCACTTGGAGCTTTAGATGGGAGTAAATCATCTCGGGACACTGGGAAGCTGGAGGAGTCTAACACAAAGAAATTTCAGATTAAAGGAACAAATTCAAATCTTAGGGATGAATTCAATGTAGTGAATAAAGAAgtagatagagaggaagagaaatcTCATCAAGATTTGATGAGATTACCCACATTTGAAACACCTACAGTATCAGGAAGGATGCTTGATGAGCATTCAGGTAGGCAGCCTCCTTGTAATTTGTTTCCTGATAAGCAAGATTCTTGTGGCAATACAGTTACAGTGGAAAGTAGAAGGggaattcaatttaaaaatttacaagaaATCAATGTTGGAGGAGCCTCATGCCATAAATTCGAATCATTAGAGTGTTGTGAAGCTAAGCATTCCTCATTTGAAAGCTCTGATGCCTGGATATTTCCAGATGAAGCAAGACGCTTTTGTGTAACAACTGGTGGTAAGAAAGTCATGATTCTGATGGGAGGTAGCAGTATTAAGCCAAAGCTCCAGGAAGGAAAGCTGAATCTCTCTATGCAAGAAAATATGGAAGAG CATACTGTGGATGCTGGAAATGTTATCAAGGTGGATAAAGATGAGAAGAATTGccacaaaataagaaaattaaaacctGAGAGTTCGGAGGATATGGACACTTCTGGAGGACCCTTGGGACAg GCAATAAAAGTTGCAATCATGGTCGGATTTGGAATACTTGTTCTCCTTACTAGACAAAGAAATAACAG ATAG